The Candidatus Effluviviaceae Genus I sp. sequence CTGGACACGCCGGCGACCGTCGCGGACCGCGAGATCAAACAGCTCGCGTTCTTCCCGAGCACCGGCGTCGCCGTCGCCAAGGTGCTCGAACTGGACGCGTGGAAGGGCGGCGACGTGCGCGTGCTCCTCGAGTTCCCGAACTCGAAGGCGTCGGGGATCGGCCGTCCGCTTCCCGCCGGCACCGTGCGCATGTACAAGGAAGACTCGACGAGGGCCCTGCAGTTCATCGGAGAGGACCGCATCGGGCACACGCCGGTGGACGAGAACGTGAGCCTGTACCTCGGCAACGCGTTCGACGTGAAGGCCGAGCGAAAGCAGACCGACGCGCGGAGGATCTCGGGCCGCGTCCGCGAGGAGGACTGGGAGATCGTCATCAGGAACCACAAGAAGGAGGACGTCGTCGTGCGCGTCGTCGAGCACCCGTACGGGTTCTGGACGATCACGAGCGCGACGCACGAGCACGTGAAGAAGGAGGCCTACCGGGTCGAGTTCTCGGTGCCCGCGAAGGCAGGCGGGGAGGCGGTCCTCAGGTACACGGTGCGGTACCAGGAGTAGAGCATGGAGTCCGTGGGCGAGCTCCTGAGGAAGGCGAGGGAATCCCAGGGGAAGACGGTCGAAGAGGTCGCCAAGGTCACGCGGATGACCGCGGGCACGATCGAGGCGCTCGAGGACGACAGGTACAACGCGCTCCCTGCGCTGGTCTACGTCAAGAGCCACATCCGGGCGTACGCGCGGTATCTCGGCCTCGATGAGCAGACCGTGCTCGACAGGTACCTTCGCTTCACGCAGCAGCAGGAGACCGCGGAGCCCGACGAGTGGGACGCCGTGGAGATGCAGCGCGCCCAGAAGCGACGGACGACGTCGAAGCGGGCGCTGTGGGTCGTCGTGGCGGTCGTGGGCGCCGCCGTCCTGATCGCGGTGGGGATCGGGCTGGCCCGCCGCGCGGCGAGCCCGCCGGAGCCGGCGGCCCCCGCGCAGGAGGCGCCCGGCGCCGCTTTGCGCGACACGGCCATCGTCTGGCAGAAGCTCTCGCTCACCGCCGCGGCGAAGCAGCGCACGTGGGTGCGCGTGGTCGCGGACGGCACGTCGCAGGGCGACGTCACGCTCGAGGTCGGCGAGCGCCACACGTGGCAGGCCGACCGCGAGTTCGTCCTCGACGTCGGGAACGGCGGGGGCGTGGACCTCTACCTGAACGGCGAGTACCTGGGCACGGCGGGAACGGGCCCGCGCGTGGTCGAGGACCTCGTGGTCAACGAGAACGGGATGTCCCGGTAGGGCGGTGGGGGCGATGGCGCGGCCCTTCAGACTCGTGTCGGGGTTCCAGCCGCAGGGCGACCAGGGCAGGGCCATCGCGGACCTCGTCGAGGGCGTCCGGCGGGGCGACCGCTGGCAGACGCTCCTCGGCGTCACCGGCTCGGGCAAGACCTTCACGATGGCGAGCGTCATCGCGGCGTTCGACCGCCCCGCGCTCGTCATGTCGCACAACAAGACCCTCGCGGCGCAGCTCTTCGCCGAGTTCCGCGCGTTCTTTCCCGAGAACGCCGTCGAGTACTTCGTGAGCTACTACGACTACTACCAGCCCGAGGCCTACGTCCCGGTCACGGACACGTACATCGAGAAGGACGCCGACGTCAACGAGGAGATCGACCGCCTGCGCCTCAAGGCGACCGCGTCGCTCCTCGAGCGGCGGGACGTCGTCATCGTCGCGTCCGTCTCGTGCATCTACGGCCTCGGCTCGCCGGAGGCGTACCGCTCGATGCTGGTCGCGCTGTCCGTCGGCGCGCGCGTGGACCGCGACGAGGTGCTGCGTCGGCTCGTGGACATCCAGTACGACCGGAACGACGTGGACTTCGCGCGCGGGACCTTCCGGGTGCGAGGCGACGTCATCGAGGTGCGGCCGTCGTACGAGGAGCGGGCGATCCGCATCGAGCTCGCGGGCGACGAGGTCGCGCGGCTGTCCGTGATCGACCTCGTCACGCGGAAGACGCTCGAGGAGATGGACGCGATCTCGATCTACCCGGCGAAGCACTTCGTGACCACGCAGGAGAACATCGACCGGGCGGTCGGGCGCATCGAGGAGGAGCTTGAGGGGCAGCTCGCGGCGTTCAGGGCGGAGGGCAAGCTCCTCGAGGCGCAGAGGATCGAGACGCGCACGCGGTTCGACATTGAGATGCTGCGCGAGATGGGATACTGCTCCGGCATCGAGAACTACTCGCGGCACCTGGCCGGGCGGGAGGAGGGCGCGCGCCCGGAGGTGCTCCTCGACTACTTCCCGGACGACTTCCTCCTGTTCATCGACGAGTCGCACGTCGCCGTGCCGCAGGTCCGCGGGATGTTCCGCGGGGACCGGTCGCGCAAGGAGACGCTCGTCAAGTACGGGTTCCGGCTTCCGTCGGCCCTGGACAACCGGCCGCTCACGTTCGACGAGTTCGAGGAGTTCATGCGGCAGGTCGTCTTCGTGTCGGCCACGCCGGGCGACTACGAGCTTGAGAAGTGTCAGGGAGTGGTCGTCGAGCAGGTCATCAGACCGACCGGCCTCGTGGACCCCGAGATCGTCGTGCGCCCGGTGACGGGCCAGGTGGACGACCTCCTCGAGGAGATCCGGCGCGAGGTCGAGAAGGGCGGGCGCGTCCTCGCGACGACGCTGACGAAGCGCATGTCCGAGGACCTCACGGACTATCTGCATGGGCTCGGCGTCCGCGTGCGCTACCTCCACTCGGACATCGACGCGCTCGAGCGCGTCGAGATCATCCGCGGGCTTCGGCTTGGCGAGTTCGACGTGCTCGTCGGCATCAACCTCCTCCGCGAGGGGCTCGATCTCCCGGAGGTGTCGCTCGTCGCCGTGCTCGACGCCGACAAGGAGGGGTTCCTGCGCTCGGACACGTCGCTCATCCAGACCGCGGGGCGCGCGGCGCGCAACCTCTGCGGCCGTGTCATCCTCTACGCCGACACCATCACGGGCTCGATGGAGCGGGCGATCGCCGAGACGGAGCGGCGACGGGTCCTGCAGCTTGCGTACAACGAGAAGCACGGCATCGAGCCTAGGAGCATCGTGAAGTCCGTCGACGAGATCATGCGGGCGACGGCGGTGGCCGACGCGAAGACGGACGTCCGGCGCGACGTGGAGCTCATCCAGCTCGACCCGGGGCTCTCGCGTGGCGAGATGATCGCGGTGCTCGAGGAGCAGATGATGAACGCCGCGGCGCGCCTCGAGTTCGAGAAGGCCGCGAGCCTGCGCGACCGCATCGACGAGATCAAGATGTCCGACCTCTGGAGCGGCGAGCGGCAGCCGGGCGAGGGCGGTCCGCGGCCGAGGCCGCAGGCGCACGGGACGGCCAGGGGCAGCATGGCGGCGAAGGGCGTGCTGCACGGGCCGGGGAAGGGCCGGAAGGGGAGGCCCGCGCGATGACGACGCTCGATGCCGGGACGCTGGACCTGGTCCGGCGCGCGCTCGCCGAGGACGTCGGGGCGGGCGACGTCACGACCGACGCGACCGTGGCCGCGGGCGCGGTCGGTCGGGCGGCGATCGTCGCCAAGGCCGCGGGCGTGATCGCGGGGCTCGACGTCGCCGAGGCGGTGTTCCGGGAGCTCGACGGGGACATCGTCTTCGGGGCGCGCGTCGCCGAGGGAGCGCGCGTGGCCGCCGGGGCGGTCGTGGCGACCGTGAGGGGGCGGGCGCGCGCGATCCTCACGGGCGAGCGCACGGCCCTCAACTTCCTCCAGCGGCTGTCTGGCATCGCGACGGCGGCGTCGCGGTACGCCGCGGCGCTCGAGGGCACGGGGGCGCGGCTCCTCGACACGCGGAAGACCGCTCCAGGGATGCGCGCGCTCGAGAAGCGGGCCGTGGCGCTCGGCGGTGGTGCGAACCACCGGATGGGCCTGTGGGACATGGCCCTCGTGAAGGACAACCACATCGCGGCCGCGGGCGGCGTCGCGCGGGCCGTCGAGCGCGTCAAGGCGGCCCGGCCTGACCTTGCGGTCGAGGTGGAGGTGACGACGCTCGACGGCCTCCGCGAGGCACTCGCGGCCGGCGCGGACCGCGTGATGCTCGACAACATGTCCGAGGCGGACATGCGCGACGCGGTCCGCGCCGCGCGCGCCGCCCCGCGGCCGCCCGAGATTGAGATCTCGGGCGGCGTGAGCCTCGAGAACGTGCGGGCGCTCGCGTCGCTCCGGCCGGACTTCATCTCCGTGGGCGCGGTCACGCACTCCGCGCCCGCGCTGGACTTGAGCCTTACGCTCGAGACGGAAGGGAGCGGGTGAGATGCTGCTCGCGATCGACGTGGGGAACACGAACGTCGTCATCGGGGTGGTTGACGCCGGAGCGATCCGGCGGCGCTGGCGCATCACGAGCGACGCGGCGCGCACAGCGGACGAGCACGGGATGGTCCTCCGTCAGCTCTGCAGGCAGTCCGGCATCGATCTGTCGGCGATCTCCGGTGCCATCGTCTGCTCGGTCGTTCCCGCGCTCACGGCGTCGTTCGTCGCGATGCTCGAGGACGTGGGCGGTGTGGAGCCCGTGGTCGTGGGGCCCGACCTGGACCTCGGCATCGCGATCGACTACCGCGATCCCCGCGAGGTTGGTCCCGATCGGCTCGCGAACGCGGTCGGGGCGCTGAGCGTCGTGGACGGCGACGCGATCGTCGTGGACTTCGGCACGGCGACCACGTTCGACGTCGTCTCGGCCGACCGCCGCTACCTTGGCGGCGCGATCGCCCCCGGGCTCCTGACCTCCGCCGAGACGCTCTTCAGGAAGGCCGCTCTCCTGCACGGCGTGGCGCTGGACCCGCCCGAGGTGGCCATCGGGCGCTCGACGGAGGAGTCGCTCCGGTCGGGGATCCTCATCGGGGCCGCCGGCCAGGTGAACGAGATCGTGCGCAGGATCGCCGAGGAGTGGGGCGCCGAGCCGACCGTCGTCGCGACGGGCGGCCTGGCCGAGCGCATCGCCCCGCTCACGGAGGCGATCGACATCGTCGAGCCAGACCTCACCCTGCGCGGGCTCGCTCTCATCCATGAACGTGTCAAGGGATGACGAGGGGCCCGGGGCAAATACCACTTGCGCACCCCGAGGGCCTCGCATAGATTAGCAGTCCGGCTTTTCGAGTGCTAGCCCGGCG is a genomic window containing:
- the nadC gene encoding carboxylating nicotinate-nucleotide diphosphorylase, translating into MTTLDAGTLDLVRRALAEDVGAGDVTTDATVAAGAVGRAAIVAKAAGVIAGLDVAEAVFRELDGDIVFGARVAEGARVAAGAVVATVRGRARAILTGERTALNFLQRLSGIATAASRYAAALEGTGARLLDTRKTAPGMRALEKRAVALGGGANHRMGLWDMALVKDNHIAAAGGVARAVERVKAARPDLAVEVEVTTLDGLREALAAGADRVMLDNMSEADMRDAVRAARAAPRPPEIEISGGVSLENVRALASLRPDFISVGAVTHSAPALDLSLTLETEGSG
- a CDS encoding DUF4115 domain-containing protein, whose translation is MESVGELLRKARESQGKTVEEVAKVTRMTAGTIEALEDDRYNALPALVYVKSHIRAYARYLGLDEQTVLDRYLRFTQQQETAEPDEWDAVEMQRAQKRRTTSKRALWVVVAVVGAAVLIAVGIGLARRAASPPEPAAPAQEAPGAALRDTAIVWQKLSLTAAAKQRTWVRVVADGTSQGDVTLEVGERHTWQADREFVLDVGNGGGVDLYLNGEYLGTAGTGPRVVEDLVVNENGMSR
- a CDS encoding type III pantothenate kinase gives rise to the protein MLLAIDVGNTNVVIGVVDAGAIRRRWRITSDAARTADEHGMVLRQLCRQSGIDLSAISGAIVCSVVPALTASFVAMLEDVGGVEPVVVGPDLDLGIAIDYRDPREVGPDRLANAVGALSVVDGDAIVVDFGTATTFDVVSADRRYLGGAIAPGLLTSAETLFRKAALLHGVALDPPEVAIGRSTEESLRSGILIGAAGQVNEIVRRIAEEWGAEPTVVATGGLAERIAPLTEAIDIVEPDLTLRGLALIHERVKG
- the uvrB gene encoding excinuclease ABC subunit UvrB, whose protein sequence is MARPFRLVSGFQPQGDQGRAIADLVEGVRRGDRWQTLLGVTGSGKTFTMASVIAAFDRPALVMSHNKTLAAQLFAEFRAFFPENAVEYFVSYYDYYQPEAYVPVTDTYIEKDADVNEEIDRLRLKATASLLERRDVVIVASVSCIYGLGSPEAYRSMLVALSVGARVDRDEVLRRLVDIQYDRNDVDFARGTFRVRGDVIEVRPSYEERAIRIELAGDEVARLSVIDLVTRKTLEEMDAISIYPAKHFVTTQENIDRAVGRIEEELEGQLAAFRAEGKLLEAQRIETRTRFDIEMLREMGYCSGIENYSRHLAGREEGARPEVLLDYFPDDFLLFIDESHVAVPQVRGMFRGDRSRKETLVKYGFRLPSALDNRPLTFDEFEEFMRQVVFVSATPGDYELEKCQGVVVEQVIRPTGLVDPEIVVRPVTGQVDDLLEEIRREVEKGGRVLATTLTKRMSEDLTDYLHGLGVRVRYLHSDIDALERVEIIRGLRLGEFDVLVGINLLREGLDLPEVSLVAVLDADKEGFLRSDTSLIQTAGRAARNLCGRVILYADTITGSMERAIAETERRRVLQLAYNEKHGIEPRSIVKSVDEIMRATAVADAKTDVRRDVELIQLDPGLSRGEMIAVLEEQMMNAAARLEFEKAASLRDRIDEIKMSDLWSGERQPGEGGPRPRPQAHGTARGSMAAKGVLHGPGKGRKGRPAR